The genome window AGGAACGGAGAGAAACCAGCCCCGCGAGACCTTCCCACCACTTCCTGGCGCACTGCGTTTCCTCCAGTGAATCTCAGGCTCCCTTACCAACACACTCTcagagcttttatttatttctcctgcCATATATCCAGCCTGAACTGATCCCGTTTCAGAGGTCAGTGAGCCGCACACAGACATTTGCCAAGCCAACATCTCCAGCCATCCGCCTCAGCTGAGCAAATCCTGAAGCCAGGATGCAGGCTGCCACCCTTTGGCAGAACTGCAAAGCTTCCACATTATTGATTTCTGTTCTAAGCAAAGCAGTGAAGTATCTTCTGTATGATACCCAATTATGAAACTTGAAGATTTGCAGGTAGATCAGTTATCTGAGTTTACACATGACTTTGACATGCAGTCTTATTTTTTTTGGTCTCGATTTAATGCTAGCAAAATTTATTGCAATTACAGAGTGACCCCCTATGCCAAATCTAACTCctaccaggatttttttttctctccaaaaccCCAATCAGAATAACATGGTGCAGACACAGTGGGAGTTAAATACCAAGCTGTAGAGGTGAGGAGCCATGAAGGACCTCCGGGCTGAATGCCAGCAGTCCCAACACCAAATGTCaccaggaaaaagcaaagatcAATCTACAGGTAATTCcaaacagatgaaaacaaaGCTAAGTTCAGAGTGAAGAACTCTTGCAGGGTACTGCTACACCTCCCAAGTTGCAAATGGAAAATGATGCATTTACTGAGCTGATCAAGTCCCCAGGACATGCACGCAGCTGATTGAAAAGCAGATCCTCTCCCTGCAAACAGCTTCTGCCCTTCTCGCCTACAGGATCTCAGGACATCAGTGTGAAAATTGGGAAtgagctgctgccagcctgcctctgtCACCAACGCTAGCCCCATCCACCGGCCTCGGGGGATGCAGAGATGCTGATGGATGTGGTACctcaccccagcaccctgctgggCTTTGATGCTTGGGGTCAGCCCCAGCTTGCTGGGGTTACAGAGCATCAGGAAAAGCGGCCACAGGTTCTCCAGAAAGAAATTTTCCTGCAACGTGGACATCCTTTGTGCGAGCTCTGCCCAGGCTGCCCTGAATGACCATATCTGGCCTCAGATAACCCTTCCACATGGCAGCCAAACCTCAGGCACTGGTGACGTCTCAGTGGGTGACAGCACCCAGCCAGTGCTCCAGCTGGTCCTCTCCCCAGCAGTCCCATACCTATAGGATATATAGTGCCCCTAATGACCTTAGAGTGCTTAAATAACAGCAGGATTAAGCCTAATGCACTGACACAGTCCAGCGTGCCGCAGGCTCCCTGCCCACATGGGCGCCTGGGTTCAGAGCCACTGGGCAGGGCCACATGTCCCCACTGAGCTCCATCACCTCgacctgctccctgcccctctgGGTCCTACACAGCGCTGGGGGATCCCCTGCAGTGAAAAGGGCCGAAGAAGCTACCAGTGGCAGCTTTGGAGAGCTCAGTGTTGCTGTTCCCTCCAGCTGAGCTCCGGGAAGGCGTGCTGAGCCCATTTCCCAAAGGGGGATGCGGGGGTGCAGCTCTGGGTTTCAAGGTCCATTGGTCTTGGACAGCTGACAGACCCAGGACGCTACCTCATACTTTGGTGCAATTTTGCACCATGCCACAGGTGAGTATGTCGCTAATCTCATCCATTTCTATTTGCAGTACATATTGGGGATTGCTTTGGATGGTTTTGAAGTGGAATCAATTCACTAAATGACATTAACATGGGGGCAAAAGCTGATGCTGCACAAGGCAGGGAAGCTTTGCAAGGCAGGGCAGCCTGGCTGCGGCTGCCTTCGTGTCTGCGCTGGCAGTAGCAGGCAAGGGGACAGAATTTATGACAAGTGCCAGGTCCCCCACAAGGTCCCATGCTCGTCTCCATCACTCAGGGCTCAGCGCCATGTaccactgctcctgccagcaccagtggccgtgccgtgccaggctgctctgctgggtgctgctggcagtCAGTCACATCTTGCCCATCCCAGTTACCCCTGCCCAAAAGCTCCTGGCCCTGCCAGGTGTTGGCCCAGCCACTCATTTCACATGGCCATCACAGCGAGAGGTCTGCAGCAGCTCATCCCCATGTGGGAGATCTGAGTGATGCCTCCCCTTCTCCCCGTACccttccaaaacaaaatcagCCCCACCAAAACCTTACCTCGGGCTCGTGCCACCTTCCCCAGGTCTGCGTGGGAGCAAGAGAGCAAAGAGGCCATCCTCGTCGTGGTGGGAGGACGCAGCCCTTCCGTGCCCCTGCTCAGCCCTTTATCCCCAGAGCTTTGCTTCCTCCTCGCCCGGATGCTCAGTTCAAGGTAGAAAATGGAAGCCCCTCTGGTTGGTGGCCCTGCTCCTGTGGGACCTGCGGAGGCGATGGGACCCAGTGGCCAGGGCGATGTTCCGGGCAGGACCTGGGGAATGTCGGTCTGGTTTCCCCAGCCGCCCACTGCCACCGTTTCCAGCCtggtggctttttctttctttcagtttgctCTTCAACCCTTCCTGCACCGTGGGTCTCGCTCAATCTTCCTTCCTGTCAGCGCAGGGCTGCCGCCTATGCAAATCAATGCGAGTTatctgctgaaaaacagcagtgtgCAGTAACCGCCCATAGCCCCGACAGTGGGGTCTGTCCTGGCAGGATGCTCGGTGCATGGCCAATTCCCTAGCTGCGGCTGCTTTCTCCCAGGAGAGCCACAAAACCAGGCTGACCAACATCCAAATGACACCGAATTCACTCGAAGCAGAACCACAAGCTTGCCCTGGCCTGGGAGAGCTGAGGGATTTTGCTACGTAACACCCTCGCCAGCCAGGAACGCTGGGGAGATGCCATGGAAGAGGCTGGTGTCGCAGCAGCTCTGCACTTTGCTGGGCCATGCATGGCAACATTTCCACAAGTAAATTCAAGTTGTatcttgaaagagaaaaataaaagggcaTGAATAAACTCCCCTTCcttgaaagacatttttctgcCAGTGCTGAATGTTTTCTCAAATTGTGAGTTTATCTCTAAAGCGGTGGATCACATGGCACCAAGGAGCGCTGCATCTGCACCCGAGGAGCCAGAGCCACCGCAGCAGCCGGAGCAGTGGgatctcccctccccagctccactCAGGCATGTGGGTTTGatcattattttgcattttggttCTACAAAAGCCTTAATTTGTAAATCCTATGCTTTTGTAAATGCTTTTGCTGGCATTTAGGCAAATCCTATTAATTCTGAGAAGCTGAGCAGAGAGGTCCCGTGAAGGCAGGTGGGCAGggtggcacagcagcactgagacCCAAGGCAAGTAACTCTGCTTTCCCTTGAGTcccaaggcagagcagcagtgcccagggaagggggggaagcaCAGCTCACCAAAATAATGGGATAATCGCTCGCCACGGTGGGGTTTGCTGCCATCCTGGTCTATACCAAATGGTTCATTCTGGGCGCCAAAAGCTCCCACTGCCAGGGTGGTTTGGGAGAGGTCAGAGCAAGCAGAAGTCAGTGTAGAAAACAGGTGAAAATAGCACATCCTAAGCAGAAGTCAGTgtagaaaacagatgaaaatagCACATCCTATTAGGAGACCTGCCCTGGTGGGGTCTGTTTATATCTAGCAGGTAGCTCTAACGAAGCTGCATCTAAATCCATAATTACACATCTTTTCCTCCACCAAGTCCAGCTGAGAGGTGGTCGATGGCTGATGGTGGAGATGATGGTGGCTAATGGAGCTCTCACAGTGGAGGGCTGGTGGGGATCGGGGTGGGCTCACGCGCACGGTGAACTgtttggggaggagaggtgggGGCAAGCAGGAGCCGGGACCTCCAGCCATCACGCTAGGCTCTGCATCTCGCAGGGATTGCTCCGGGCACAAGCCTTGCTCTCTGCTGGTCCTAGGGCTGCGCCTAGTAAGGGGTTAAACCCTTTCGTCTCCCAAGCGTTAGGTCTGTTGGTAATTTCCTACCCTGTCAGGAGGCTGGTTTCAAGAGGCGATGGCGTCTGGGAAGTCCCATCGGCTGTCACCTTCCCGATAAGCTGTAGCTAAAGATCCCTCGCATCAAAAATGACTGTGCAGAAGCCCCAGTCGGGGCTGTACCTCCTGCTTTCACAATTATTCATTTATGTTAATTAACGcatctgaattatttctttgcaaCTGTGTATGACACATCCCCCGCGTATTTTCTGGGCTCTTTACTTGATTCAGCCCCAAATTTCCGAGCATCTTTACTAAGTTCAACCTGCCGACTGCCCAGCAGGACGAGTTTGACCTCAGGCCCCTCGAACCGGCCCGGCGAAGCCCCTGAGCGGACAGGGAGCTCGCAGGGGTGCTTAGAAAAGCCCCAGAGCCCCCTCGCTGCTTATTTTGCCTCGCCCCGGGGGTCGCTTGCCAAGGGGGTGATGAGGGAGCGtccccccagctcagcccaagGCCCAAGTCCTGTGCCTGGGGATAACGACCCGTCCCACCTCCGGAGGGGGTCGGGGGGATGTTCCTTGGGAACAGCCGGGTTTCCACACCAAGGACAAGCGGAGGGCACGTTCCCGCGGGACCCGCAAACCCTCCCGCGATTGCGGCGCTGGGCCCTGCGCGCCTCGGCCGAGCTCCGGTGCCTGTGGCGGGGGTGGGCGGGGCCTGGGAGTGGGATGGACAGCTGCGGCCCGCCCAGCCGGACGTAGCCGAGCGGAACCGAACGGAATCGGgtcgagccgagccgagccgaacGCAGTCGGGtccagccgagccgagccgatTCCAACCGAACAGAGCCGAACCGAGGTAAGGAGACGCGGGACGCCGCCACCCGTCCCTGTGAGGGGAGGCGGCTCCGCGCCGCCCCGGGCTCCCGCCGAGACCGGCGATGGGTCCTCGCAGTCGCCCCGTTGCTCCGCCACCCCCCTCCCGTGGCCGGGGAAGCCCtcccgagcggggccgggccgggggctgaGCCGGGCCCGCACGGCGGTGCGATCTTCTCTGCTTCTCGCCCTGGCAGAGCCCCGGGACCGCCCGCGTTTCCTCATGGCCGGGAAGAAACTGATCGTGGTGTTCGGGGCAACCGGTGAGTGCTCGGGGAAAGGCCCGGCCCTTACCCGGGGGTGCCGCCTCACCTCCGAGAGCCTCGGGGCTGTCGGGCTCTGGCCCGGGCCGGTGGGAAGGcgagggctgggccctaccaCGGTGACCTGCCCTGCGGCTGCGGCGGAGAGGGGTGATTCGGGTCCCCGCAGCAAAAGGCAGGGACATCGATAGCTTCCAGAACGCCCGGGCCCTGGGGCCCCGTGGAGGTTCAGGGGGTCTGGAAAGCACCCgcctggctggagcagcagcccaGGGAACGGGCggtgggggctgcaggagggtgGGTTGGAGGGACTTGGTCCTTGTGTCACAGGGAGAGCATGGGGTCAGGCAGCTCTGTCTTGGAATCCCAGCTCCCTTTATGAGCAGAGCCCTGTGGGAAGCTGGGGCTCTGAACAGGTCTGTACCTGCAGGGGCTCAGGGGGGCTCTGTGGCCCGGGCTCTGCTAGAAGATGGGACCTTCAGGGTCCGCGTGGTGACGCGGAGCCCCATGAAGAAGGCGGCCAAGGAGCTGAAACAGAGGGGAGCTGAAGTAATGAAGGCAGATCAGGACGATGAGCCATCACTGGAGCTGGCCTTGACGGGTGCTTACGGAGCTTTTGTTGTAACCAACTTCTGGGAGCACTgcagcaaagacaaagaaattgCACAGGTACCAATGCTTGCTTTAACTGGGACCACATATGGAatggccggggaggggggattgAGGGACAGCCGTGTGGCATTGGGGTGGGGGTCATGGGACAGCTCTTAGTGCAGCCTTGCCAGCCCTGACGGTTCAAGTGGCCAGTTCAGAAAAGTCCCAAGGTCTCACAAAGAAACCAGGTCCCAGTTCTTGCAAAGCCATAACTTGTTCCCTGTTCCCTCGTAGTTGCATGGCTCTTGGATCTGGTGCCTTCAGGGAGTGGTTAAATGCCATGAGACTTGGTGTGGCAGAGAGCACTGCCTGGGAGTCAGAGTAGGAGGAGTGGGAAGactcagctctgcagagccttccAGGGGCTGAGCCAGGACTGTCGCTGCCTGCAGTCCTGTAGTTCTCTGTACTTGCAGCTTTGGGGCCAAAATGTGCTGTGGTATCAGAAATCCCAGGACAGACTTCACAAGGTGGCACAATTGCCACGCCTGGATGGCAGCAAACAAAAGATAAGATATGTTAGGGCAAGTATGTTGGCCCTGGCAGATCTTTAGGGCTGGTGTTTGTGTGCTTGGTGGAGGAGCTAGAACCAAAGCTGGAGGATGTGTGGACTTTCTAATGTCGGATGGTGTAAGCAGAGGACTCAGCTCCACCTGGGCAGTTCACAGGGCTTGCTGGGTCTGCTCAGCCCTGGTTCCAGCTGAGGGCTTGGTGTCCCAGATGCTTGAGGAGCTTGCTTAGCTGGCATGTGTTGgatcctgccctcctgcccagGGCAACAAAGGGGAAGGGTGAGTGGGGATGATGAGATCCCTGATGTGTCCCATTCCCCTCTTCATGGCTGGCTTTACCCTTCACCCAGGGAAAGCGGCTTGCTGACCTGTCGAAGCGCCTCGGTCTGCGACACGTGGTGTACAGTGGCCTGGAGAACGTGAAGCAGCTGACGGGGGGCCGGCTGGAGGTGCTGCACTTTGATGGCAAAGGCATGGTGGAGGAGTACTTCCAGAAACTTGGTGTTCCCACTACAACCATCCGGCTGCCATTCTACTTCGAGAACTTCCTCTCCATCTTCAAGCCACAGAAGGTCCCACAGCGAGATACCTTTGTCCTGGGTAAGATGGGACCTCTTGCTCTTCAGGTCACTGTCCTGTAGTTCTCATCTGCTCCCACTGTGCAGAGGCTCACTGAGGGGTGGAGGAACCACCAGGGCTGCAGACTGATGGGGAAAAGAGGCCTGTGCCAGGTTGACCACAACAAGTTGCAGCTTCATTATGGTCCTTCAGACCTGTTTGGTGGCCTGTAAGAAATAAGTGAGATCCCAGTCCTATTTCTGGTGCTGAGGGCTGCTCTGCAGATCCCAGAGTGTCTCTGGACACCCCAACTCCCTGCAGTTGGGACGTCAGAAGTCCGAGGTAGGGCCGCAGATCCAGGCGAGTCATGGTGCTGTTCTGGCTGCTCACAGTCTCTTAGCTCAGCCTGGCAGGTGGTCTCGTGGCTTGCCATGCTGATGGGTGCTCTTGGCTCTTCCTGACCTCGTGTTCAGAGGCTGGGTGCCGAAAACTCCAGCTGTACCTCCTCAGAGCTGGGCTCCCTCAGGCAGGGCTGCACTCTGGCTGGGATCAATCTCTCCCATGCAGCGCTGCCCATGGGGGACACCCCCATGGATGGGATGGCGGTGGAGGACGTTGGGCCTGTTGTGCTTTGCCTGCTGAAGTCCCCGGAGGAGTACATCGGCCAAGTGATCGGGCTCAGCACTGGCAAGCTCACTGAGGCAGAGTATGCTGCTATCCTCTCCCAGCAGACGGGCAAGACCGTGGAAGCCAGCAAGGTAGGAAGCGTCCCTTGGTGTCTGTGATGTTCTTGAGGTGGGGGGAAGCTGGCTCAGggccctgcagcctgcctgaGGTGGTGGGGCATGATCCTTGTGCCTTCCCAACAGCTGGGTGCTCCACAggtccctgcccaggctgggctgttgctggctgcaggtgggcacccttacctggcagcagcagaggagcagcatgCCTGGCCTCTCCCGTTGGTGTGGAATAGCAGGGGGGTCCTGTACGGGGGCTGAGCATAGACAGCAGTAGCAGAATGAGTGCtaccctgccccagcagcaaggtcaggagctgctggggtggaGGGCCCTCATAGCTTGGTGTACAGATTTGTTATCCAGGATGAGTCGCGCTGCCTCTGCATGTGGCTGGAGCATGTGTTGGCACCGAAACTGCCTTGTCGGTGTTGTCACTGAGACAACTTATGCTCATGGAGCTGTGCAGGTGTGCCGGGGCAGGTCCATGCCTGGCTCTGAGGGATAACTGCTAGTAGGGCTGGGCATCTACGGAACAGGTCTCTGCTGCATGCCCCTCCCTTCAGCATGTCTTGCCCGAGGGCCTTGCCATACCACTGTTACAGTGCTCCTGGCCTGTCTGGGCCCCAggacttctttttattttgtgtttgtgctttGGCTGTGCTGCTCTCCTCAGGCGGCCGATACAATGGATGAGGGTTGCGGTGGCTCTTTGCTTTGAGAACAGCACatttcagcagaagcaaagcacCTCTGATGCTTTCTACAGGTTCTGCTCCCCCAGGGACAAATAAGCTCTTTTCTTCCCAGGGTCCCAGCACAGTGCAGAAGTACAGCGGTCTGCACTTTGATTCAGGCAGGgagggtgggtgctggggtaCCAGGGGCAGCCAGGGTTGCTCAGGCTCTCCAGAGCCCTCCCGGATCCCCCAAGCCTGTGTTTCTAGAACCCCTCAGCCACGGCTTGTGCCCCAGTGCAGGGAAGGGCTCCCTCGTAACTGCTGCAGGCCTCTGCCGCTGGGGAGAGCAGGTTGCATGCCTGAGCCCACACTCAGGCCAGCTGTGTGCCAGAGCCAGGTGCAGGCCCTAGACAGGTTGGGCTATGGGGTGCTTAGTGGTGCTGcctgctggtggctgcagctctgggggGCAGCTGGCTTGGGACAGATCCAGAACAAGCTCCTCAGCATCTGTGCGGTGTgatttccccaccaccaccttgtCTCCTTCTCACGCTGCACCTGGAGAAGGGTGGACTGGGGAGGCGCTCCCAGGTCAGCAGTGACTGTGAGACTGGCCTGCTTTATCCCATCTCCAACCAGCGTGCTCTGTCGGAGGCATTCCTCCACTTTGCCCTcacagggcagggctgctgc of Buteo buteo chromosome 29, bButBut1.hap1.1, whole genome shotgun sequence contains these proteins:
- the NMRAL1 gene encoding nmrA-like family domain-containing protein 1 — its product is MAGKKLIVVFGATGAQGGSVARALLEDGTFRVRVVTRSPMKKAAKELKQRGAEVMKADQDDEPSLELALTGAYGAFVVTNFWEHCSKDKEIAQGKRLADLSKRLGLRHVVYSGLENVKQLTGGRLEVLHFDGKGMVEEYFQKLGVPTTTIRLPFYFENFLSIFKPQKVPQRDTFVLALPMGDTPMDGMAVEDVGPVVLCLLKSPEEYIGQVIGLSTGKLTEAEYAAILSQQTGKTVEASKISPEEYEKRGSPGDKELAAMFRFYALKPDRNVDLTMKLNPKARTFHQWVADNKAAF